The Henckelia pumila isolate YLH828 chromosome 2, ASM3356847v2, whole genome shotgun sequence genome includes a window with the following:
- the LOC140877550 gene encoding uncharacterized protein, with protein sequence MDFGPAWNDNLALVELAYNNSYHSSIGMAPFEALYGRRCCTPLFSDEVGERQVEGLEMIQQMTDAVEMIRKRIKYVADESHILHPTEVPLDKDLSYVERPLRILDRKDKVLRNKSIPLVMVQWQRRGTKEATWELESRMRAGLLELF encoded by the exons tttggtccagcgtggaaTGACAACTTGGCGTTGGTGGAGTTagcttataacaacagttaccatagcagcattggcatggcaccattcgagGCCTTATATGGACGCCGCTGTTGTACGCCTTTGTTTTCGGACGAAGTTGGCGAACGTCAAGTCGAAGGTCTAGAGATGATTCAACAGATGACCGATGCAGTGGAGATGATCCGTAAgaggattaag TACGTGGCGGATGAGTCGCACATCTTGCATCCGACTGAGGTGCCATTGGATAAGGATTTGTCCTACGTGGAGAGACCTCTCAGGATTCTTGACcggaaggacaaggtgcttcgcAACAAGAGCATACCTCTAGTTATGGTGCAGTGGCAACGTAGAGGAACtaaagaagcaacttgggagctggagagccggatgcgagCT